In the genome of Longimicrobium sp., the window GCCCCAGCCAGCTTCACGGCGCCATCGTCGAAAGCCCCGACATCCGCGCCGGCATGGGGCTGCTGATCGCCGCGCTGGGTGCCGAGGGGCGCAGCGAGATCTTCAACGTCGGTCAAATCGAGCGCGGCTACGAGCGCATCGACGAGCGCCTTCGCGCGCTGGGCGCCGACATCCGCCGCGCCGACTCGCGCGGCGACGTGGACGACGCGCGCGAAGCGATCGAACGCGCCGGCAGGCACTGATGGAGGGGGACGGGATGGACGAGCAGAGGCGCAGGCCGGGGATCGGCGAGGGGATCCGCTCCGGCATCGGCATGCTGACGGCGTTCAAGGAGGCCATCGAGGAAAGCATCCGCGAGGCCTCGGAACGCGGCGACCTGAAGCCCGAGCGCGCGCGGCAGTTCCTGAACGACGCCATGGAGCGCGCGCAGGACGCCGTGGGCGACGTCCGCGAGCGGCTGGACTTCGTGCCGCGCAAGGAGTTCGACGAGCTCCGGGCGCAGGTGGAGGAGCTTCGCCGCCGGCTGGACGCGTACCCGAGCGGGCCCGGCGGCGGGTCGTCGACGCTGGTGCTGCCGCCCGTCTCCGGGTTCGGGGGCACCACCGCCGCCGAGCCGCCGTCGTCGGAGCGCACCGGGGGCGAGGGGCCCACCGAGGCGCGGATGGCGTAGGTGGCGGCTTCCGTGGACGTGCGCGTCGTCGCCGAGGAGCTCGTTCCCGGTGACGTGCCGCTGTGGGTGCATCCGGAGTGGCGCCCACGGTTTCCCTGGCTGGTGCAGGGCACCACGGGGCGGGGAAGCGCGGAGGAGCCGTTCGACCTGGGCCTGTCGAGCGCGCAGCCCGTGGGCACGGTGCTCGGGCGGTGGCGGAAGCTGCTGGAGGCCACGGGGATGGAGACGGTGGCGCACGCCCGCCAGGTGCATGCGGCGGACCTGTGGATTCACCGCGAGGCCGGCGCGCCGGGGATCGTGGTGATGGACGGCTTCGACGGGCACGTCACCGACCGCCGCGGGCTGCTGGTGACGGCCAGCGTGGCCGACTGCGTTCCCGTGTTCGTGGTGGACCCCGCCTCGTTCGTGGTGGCGATGGTCCACTCGGGATGGCGGGGAACGGCGGCCGGCATCGTGGAGCGCGCCGTAAACCGCGTGGTGGAAAGCTGGCAGTCGGACCCGGCGCGGCTGTACGTGCACTGCGGCCCGGCCATCTGCGGAGAATGCTACGAGGTGGGCGCCGAGGTGCACGCGGGCGTCCGTCCCGACGCCGATCCTCCCGCGGGACCGACCTGCATCAACCTGCGCGCGGCCATCGCGGAGCGCGTCATGGCCATGGGCGTGCCGGCCGCGCACGTGACCGTGTCCGCGCACTGCACCCGCTGCGGCGAGCCCAACTTCTTTTCGCACCGTGGCGGGTCGCCCGCTCGGCAGATGGGCGTCCTTGGCATGCGCGCCCTCGACTGACACCGCTGCGCCTCACGCAGAGCCGCCAAGACGCAACACGGCGTGACTATCTCACTCGTCGCCCTTGGCCAGTAGCCGCTGCAGGTAGAGCTCCGGCGCATTCAGGAAGGCACGGGTCAGCGCGACGTGCTCGAGGTCCGCATATGCTACCTCGGTGACCGGCGCGGAGTCGAAGCTCAAAATTTTCGCGCCAGGGAATGAGAGCAGGATCGGAGAGTGCGTCGCGATGATGAACTGCGCACCCTGATCGACTGCATCGGCCAGAAGGCGGATCAGCGAGAGTTGACGCTGCGGAGAGAGCGGGGCTTCCGGTTCGTCGAGGAGATACAGGCCCTTGCTCCGAGTCCGTTGCCCAAACACGTCAAGGAAGCTCTCGCCATGCGAGCGGCTGTCGTAGCGTCCGATGAACTCGACCGCTGCGGACTCGTCGGGGTGTTCCCCCGAGCGCCAATCGTCGGTGCGATCAGGGGGTGGAGCGTCGAGCCCGAGTTCCGCTCTCTCCCGCCGGATCCGTGCGTCATCCCGAGCCTGGCGGCGCAGGTACCCGAAGAAATCCTCCGCACGTAGAAAGAACCCCCGGCTGCTCCGCGCCGACCAGGTGAGTCGCAAATGGCTGGCGAGTGCGCGCTGTGGCGCGAGCGTGGTGTCTAGCTCCGGGTGCTCCGACCCCAATCCGCGAATACCGGCTGCGATCGCGATCGCCTCCAAAAGAGTTGATTTTCCCGTCCCGTTCTCCCCCACGAAGAACGTCACGCGATCCGCCATTTCGAGCACGGGAAGCGTGCGAACGGCAGCTATTGTGAACGGGAACCCGACATTGGAGATGGCGGAGGTCCTGAGAGTGACAGTGCGAAGAGACATGGCTACAGGATGACGTAAGTCGCGCCGAGAAGCAACAAGGCTTCTCGACGCGCGAACTGCGGAATCCGCTGACCCTTACCCCTTCACCTAACTGCCAGGACGGCCGCGGGCCCGACCGACGGCGGGAAGCCAGATTCGGACGGCACGGACGCGCCCTACGCCGGGGAACATGCGCAACGGTACGTGGCGCACGTCGCTCACCACCCGCTCCGCCCACGGCAAGTTCGCCGGTTCCGCTGCCCGCCCCTGTTGCCGCCGCATCCGGAAGGTGCCTGGTTGAGTAGCGGTATCGCCCTGCGCCGACCGCGAGGTCAGCAGGGTACGAACAGCGTTGGAGAGGTGCGACGCGTCGGCACTCTGGCTCAGTAGCAGGACGTCGTCACGCCCTGGCCCCACCCCGCGTAGCACCACGAAAGGCTCTCCGCCCGGGATCGGTTCGCTGGTCAGCGCGACCCAAGCCGGAACGCGGCGGCCGCCCTGAACCGCTCGTTCCTGCTGTGCTACGGCCGTTTGGCCAAGGAGAATGCTTCCGAGGAGAACAACTGCGAAAATTCGAAATGGTCTGTGCATTAGGACGACTCCAGTCAGAAGGAAGTAATGAGCGCGGTTATCAACAGGTGGTCGCGAAGCCGCAACTCCACTCCACCCAGCCACCCCCCGTCATGATGTCGATGCAGATGTACTCCACGACGGCCGTAGCCCCGCACTTGCTCGACCCACCGTTGCCGATCCCGGTACCCCAATCCACGGTGCCGCCCCCTGTATAGTCGCCCGGTTTGTACTGGGTGCCTGTGTTATCTCCGCCATCTCCACCTGTGCCGTCGCCGCCATCGTCACCGCAGTTCGTATCTTCTCCCGAGGAGTAAGGATTGTAGCCTTCCTCGCTGGGGCTGTAGATCACCTGCGTACCACCGCTCCCGCTCGGGGGACAGATCTTGGACACAGTTCCGCCTGTGGCCACCACTTTGTACCAGTCCGTGGTGCCGACGATGCGCCCAAAGAGGTAGTGGGTCTCACGACTACAAACCACGTCGATCGAGGGGGCGGTCCACCGCGCTTTGCCGTCCCGTGAGGTAAGCGAGTACGCTCCGCTCCAAGGAACGTAGCGTGCGAGGGAGCCAGAGAGCGGTTCCAGTACCTGCTCTCTCCGCCAGTCATCCGGCCAGGAGTACCCGGCGTGCCAAAGGCCGAACGCGTCTCCCAGGAATCCGCCGGTCAAGCCGAACGGACAGGCCATCGGTTCGGTAACGTAATACTCGTCCGCGGAGACCGTCGTCACTTGCTGCGGATTGACTTCTTGGGCGACGGCGTGGCTAAGTGGGCTGGTCAGTGCGAGCAGCACGAGACAGAGAGATGGGCGCAGCTTCCGCAGCCAGGCAGAGGAGAGGGCGGGCTGATCAGAACCGCCGGCGTGTAGGGCACGCATGGCTCAGCGCTCCTCGTTTGCACCCCGGGCAGCGCGGCGGGAGCGGGCCAGATCGCGACCAGGATATGGCGCGTCGCTCCGGTCGAGCATCTCGTCCGGCATCCGCTCCCACATTGGGGCCCAGACTTCGTCGAGTAGCGGCTGCAGGGCCGGGTCCCCGATCGTCGTCATCACACCCCCGCCTTGCCCGCGTTCTTTCGGGTACTGAAATCCTGCAAGGATGATTGGGCGCGCCGCGGGCTCGACCGCCGCCAGCAGGCGCTCGAGCGCGTCAACATCAAAGCCCTGCCTCACCTGAGCGCGTTCTTCAGCCGAAAGCGCGAACGTGCGATCAGGCTTCGCGAGCCTGAGTGTGGAAGGTGGCGGGTTGCTCATCGTACCTCCATCGGCGTGCTCGCATGCAGCTGACGCTAAGGCCAGCGCGGCCACTACAACGACTGTTCCTCGTTTCATGGGTCCGTCGCCATTGAGGTGAGGGGAGGTTTGAACCACGGCCGGGTGAGCAGTAACCTTGAGTGTCCGAAAAGCAGGTGTCAAGTGTTATGTCACCATTGGCACGCACTCAGGGACGCGTTGCTGGTCAGGGGGTAAGCCAGGAGGCGTACTATAGAAACGATTGGCCCCGCGGCGACGATGCCGCGGGGCCGTGTTCACGGAAGCGGTGCCACTCCCCGCGCCCTCGCCCACTGCGTTGCGCCGTCCGCCGCTTCACGGAGGCTGCTGCCGAACTCCAGCACTGCCTCGGCGACGAGCAGGTCCATCGCCAGTTCGTCCTCGGGTGCGTAGCGGGCCAGCTTGATCGACGAGTTGGCGACCGCTTCCAGCGCGCCGAACCTGTCCGTCAGGATCTCCAGGAGCCGCATCGGCGAGGGCGGGTGCTGCTGCTCCATGCTCACCTCCATCTCTTGACCCGCGCCGCCGAGCAGGGCTACTCTCACGATAGGACGGCTGTCGAGTCGTTCGTTTGGAGGCTGGCCGTGTCTTCTTGGCCGAGGAGGCGGCCGGCCTCTAGTTGTGCCCCGCTGTTTACAGTATAGTAAACAGGGCTGCGCGTGTCAACAGGTGCGTAAACGTGAGCGAGCCGTTCAAGAGAGCGACTGACCGTCTAATAGGCACCGTTTCCCTAGCCGACCTCGCCGAGGAACTGGGGGTGTCGCATGGACTGCTGCGGCAGGCGCGACTCAGCACCTCCGCCTCGTCGTATCGCTCACCTCCCGCAGGTTGGGAGAAGGCGATAGCGAAGCTCGCTCGTGAACGCGGCGGAGCGCTACTCAAGCTCGCCGACGAGATGGACGTAAATGCGTAGCCGCGGCCTAGCGATCGGCTGCAGGGGATGCGGGGTTGGCTAAGTTTTCGGACTGCCTGAAAAGCTTGCGCGGCGGCCCCAAACCCCTGACTCTTATGTCGTTAGAGCATTGAACGCCCTTTTTACAATAACGATTTTGTGGGAGCGCCATGCAAAAATCCATGGAATACGAGTCGCGTCCCGTCTCACAGGTGATGGTGTCCAGCACCTTCACTGATTTGCTCGAGCATCGCGCGGCGCTCATCGCTGCGATCCACCAGCACAAGCTTCACGCCAATGTCATGGAGAACGACTCGGCAAGGCTTGTGGACGTGATCGACTCTTCTCTGCAGATGGTACGAGACAGTGCCGCTTACATAGGTGTCATCAGCCTCAAATATGGCCAGACCCCTGAATGTCCGAAGCGCAACCCTGGCAAGCTCTCAATCACAGAACTGGAATTCAACGAAGCGCAGGATCTCGGTCGTCCGATCCTTCTCTTCATCATGGGCGAAGACCATCAGGGGAAACAGTCAGACTTCGAAAACGATGTGGAGAAGAAGCAGAAGCTGAACGCTTTCCGGGAGCGAGCAAAAAAGCACGCTCCCGGATCGAAAGTGAACCGGGTTTATGCGACGTTTAACAGCCTCCAGGAATTCAAAGACGAGCTCGGTTCATCGCTCGCCGAGTTGAGCAAGCATCTCGCGTCTCCGGAAGGGCACAACGAGCAGGAGCTCAGGGACGGCACCACGCTTGGGCCCATCCCCACCCCTCCCGCGTTGTACGCCGCGCCGGACTACATTGGCCGCCACACCTTCATCGGGCGTACGGCGCAGCTCAAGACGCTGAGCGAGTGGGCGCAACCCTCCAATCCCTCCAGTGTCTTGCTCTTTGAAGCCATTGGCGGCAATGGCAAGAGCATGTTGACGTGGGAGTGGACGACGCAGCACGCGACGGCCGACCGCGCCGACTGGGCCGGGCGCTTCTGGTATTCCTTCTATGAGAAAGGCGCCGTTATGCGCGCCTTCTGCCAGCACGCGCTCGCTTACATGACGCAGCAGCCGCTGGAGGTCTTCGAGAAAAAAAACACGGCCGAGATGCGTATCGAACTCCTGGCCCTTCTCCGCCGACAGCCTTGGCTACTCATCCTGGATGGCTTGGAGCGTGTGCTCGTGGCCTACCATCGCATCGATGCCACCGAGGTGCCTGATGAAGAGGTGAACCGGCCCACCGACAAGGTCCTAGACCGCAATCCATGCGATGCGATTCGTGATGAGGACACGGACCTCCTCCGCGCGCTCGCCGCCGCCGCTCCGTCGAAGATCCTCATCAGTTCCAGGCTCACCCCGCGGGCGTTGCTGAACCAAGCGGGTATCCCTCTCCCGGGTGTGAAGCCGCTTTCGCTGCCCGGGCTGGACCAGGCGGATGCGGAGGAACTGCTCCGCTCCAGCGGCATTCAGGGCACCTCCCCAGACATCCGCTACTACCTCACGAACTATTGCGGGAACCACCCGCTCGTCATCGCCGTCCTTGCGGGGCTTATCAATTCGCCCGGGCCGCACCGGGGCAACTTCGACAGCTGGGCTGCCGATCCGGAGTACGGAGCGAAGCTGAACCTCGCCAGTCTGGATCTCATCCAGAGCCGCAACCACATCCTGCGCGCCGCGATGGAGGCGCTGGGGCCTCCCAGCCGTCAGCTTCTCTCCATCGTCGCGTTGCTGAGCAACGCCGTGGACTATGAGACGGTCGCTGCCTTCAACCCGCACCTCCCGCAGGAGCCAAAGGAAGTGAAGAAGCCAGTCCCGCCAGAGCAACACTGGCGTTGGGGCGCTAGTACTGACGAGGAGAAGGACAAGCTGCGCCAACAACACGAAGCCGCTTTCGCCGAACGGAAAGCCTACGAGTCCGCGATGCAGGTGTGGCGCGACTCGGAAGCCGTTCGCAAAGCACCCAATAAACTGGGCGAAACCCTTCAGGATCTCGAAGATCGAGGGCTGCTGCAGTACGATCCCCGCACGAGGCGGTATGACTTGCATCCGGTTGTGCGCGGCGTCGCTGCCGGAGGCATGAAGGCCGAGGACAAACAAGGCTACGGCCAGCGCGTGGTGGACCATTACTCCTCGCAGCGGCACAATCCTTATGAGCAGGCCAAGACGATGGAGGATGTGGAGACCGGCCTGAATGTCGTCCGCACCTTGTTAAAGCTCGGCCGCTATCAACAGGCGGCAGATGCCTACGTGGGTGGTGGTATCTTAGCCGCACTCTTATTCAATCTCGAAGCCCATGTGGAAGCTCTCTCGCTACTACGCCACTTTTTCCCAGCATCCTGGGATCAAATGCCGAAGAATGTGGACGCTGCGCGTGCGGTCGGTCTTGCGAGTTCCGCCGCGATATTCCTGAACTACTGCGGCGAGTACCAACAAGCCGTCTGTGTAGGTGGAGGCGCACTTCGCTTAAGCCTAGAGACAGAAAACTGGACCGGAGTAGACGCCTTTCTCCTCATCATCTCCGTGGCTCTCTCCGAGCAGGGTCTGTTGGCCAAACGCAGCCGCGTGAATCGCCTCTCCCTTGCTTTCGCCACGGTCCGGGAGGATGACGAAGCGATCTTCACCGCTCGGTTATTCCTGTTTAACAGTCAGTCCCGCAATGGCCAGTGGCAGGAGGCGGAGGCAACTTGGTCGCTGCTGGACGGCATGGGACGTGGGTGGTCTCGGGCATCATATCGGCAGGGCAGCGCGGAGTTTTCATTTGCGAAATTTCAATTCTGGCAGGGTACTTTGCACGAGGATCACCTGACTGCTGCCTCCACTCTCGCGGAGAATGACGGCAACCGCACCGGCCTCCGTTATCTCCACCAACTGGGTGGCTCCTGGCGGCTGGAGAACGGCGAATGGACGCTAGCGGCCGCTAATTTCGCCCTAGCCCTGATCATGGCCCGTGAACGCCACCTGGGTGATGACGATTCCGAGACTGGACTCGCCTTGGCCAAGTTCCACCTCCATCAACTCACTGGCGCCGACGCCCGCAGTGAAGCCGAGCGCCTCGCCCAACTGCGCCACCCCGCGCATCGGTACCTGGCCCTGTTCTGGCAGGCCATCGGCGACCGCGATCAAGCGAAGCACCACGCCCTTGCTGCCTTCAGGCAGGCCTGGGGCGACGGCGAGCCATATGTTGACCGCTATGAACTAACAAAGAGCACCGGACTGCTGAACGAGTTGGGAGTTCCGCTCCCGGATCTCCCGCCCTACGATCCCGCCAAGGACGACCCCTTCCCGTGGGAAGCTGAGGTCCGTGCCGCTATCGACAAACTTAGCGCCGAGAAAGAAAACCGAGCAGAAAAACCCTAAATGGAACCCGCCTCGGTGACGGCGCAACAATCGCCTGCAGGGATGCGGACCGAGGATGTTTTCCGCGGACAAAAACCTTGCGCGCCGGCCCCGCACCCGGGCTGGTGAGAGGTGGCCCAAGCCTCTCTTCTTCTCCGCGTAGGCCTGACGGAGCTGGGACGCGAGGCGCCACGGGTTGCACTCAGGCGAGACAACGCCTATATTCCTTGTTGTCCGAGCATGGCGAGGGGCGCCACGGACGGTTCGCGCAGCGAAGTGGGGTGCGGTTGCCCCGCTTTTTTTATTGCCCTGAAAACGGCAACGAGGGGGAGGCGGCGTGGCGGACGAAACCCTTGCCGCGGAGATGGCCCAGCGCGTCGAAGAGCTGGGCTACGAGATGGTGGAGCTGGAGCAGGCCGGAAGTCGCGCGCGGCCCATCCTGCGCCTTTCCATCGACCGCCCCGACAGCAAGCCCGGCGAGCCCGCCGTAAGCCTGGACGACTGCAGCCGCGTCAGCCGCGCGCTGGAGCCCTGGCTGGACCAGCGCGAAGGGCTCTCCGACCGCTACGTGATCGAGGTTTCCTCGCCCGGCGTGGAGCGCCCGCTGACGAAGCCCCGCGACTGGGACCGCTTCGCCGGGGCCGAGGTGGCGATCAAGACGCGCGTGCCGGTCGAAGGGCGCGGCAAGAAGGTGCAGGGAACGCTGGTCGGGCTGCGCGACGGAGAGCGCGTGGCCCTGCAGGTGGACGGCGACGAGGTGGAAATCCCGCTCGGCGAGATCGAACGGGGGAACCTGGTCTTCCGGTGGGAGCGCGGCCAGAAGCGCTGACGGATGGCGCCCGCGCGCCCGTGACAGAAAAGGGACCGACTTCCATGAACAACGCAACGCAGGTGCTCGCGGCCTTCCGCGAGATGACGGCCAACAAGGCCATCTCGCGCGACGAGCTGTACGACCTGATCAAGGACGGCATTCTCGCCGCCCTGGCCAAGCGCTACGGCCCCAACGTCGAGGCCGAAATCGAAATCGACGAAGCCACCGGCAAGATCGGCATCACCGTCCTCAAGGAGGTGGTGGCCGAGGTGCAGGACGCGTCGCGCGAAATCCTGCTCGAAGAGGCGCGCTGGGACGACCCCGAGTTCGAGGTGGGCGACATCCTGGAGGTGCCCGTGGAGTTCGCCCAGTTCGGGCGCAACGCCGTGATGGCCGCCAAGCAGCGCATTTTGCAGCGCGTTCGCGAGGGCGAGCGGCAGAAGATCCGCGACGAGTACGAGCACCGCGTGGGCGAGCTGCTTTCCGGCGAGGTGCAGCAGGTGGAGCGTGGCAAGATGGTGCTGCTGCTCAACCGCAGCCGCGACGCCGACGCCATCGTCCCGTGGAAGGAGCAGAACCCCCGCGAGCGGTTCCGCCAGGGCGAGCCCATCCGCGCCGTGCTCAAGAAGGTCGAGGAAACGCCCAAGGGCCCGCGCCTGATCCTGTCGCGCGCCGACCCGCTGTTCGTGGCCGCGCTCTTCAAGCTGGAAGTGCCCGAGATCACACAGGGGATCGTGGAGATCCGCGGCGCCGCCCGCGAAGTGGGCTTCCGCAGCAAGATCGCCGTCAGCTCGCGCGACGAGAGCATCGATCCCGTGGGCGCCTGCGTGGGCCTCAAGGGAAGCCGCGTCCGCGCGGTGGTGCAGGAGCTGGGCGGCGAGCGCATCGACATCGTGCCCTGGCACCCGGACCCCGAGACGTACGCCAAGCGCGCGTTGGCCCCGGCCCGCGTGGCCAAGGTGATCTCGGACTACGAGGCCCGCACCATGACGGCCATCGTCGACGAAGACCAGCTGTCGCTGGCCATCGGGCGCAACGGCCAGAACGTGCGCCTGGCCAGCCAGTTGATCGGCTGGCAGATCGACCTGTTCGGCTCGCGCGAGTGGCTGGAGCGGGGCGCCGAGCGCGCCCTGTTCGGCGGCGGCGACGAGGCCGAGTACGAGAGCACCGACTTCGCCCTGCGCGACCTGGACCTGGCACCCGCCACGCTGGCGGCGCTGGAGGCGGCCGGCTACAACACCTTCTTCGACATCATCGACCTGGAGCGCGAGGACTTCCTGCGCATCCCGGCCATCGGCGCCGCCGAGGCGGACCGCCTGGTGTCGGAAATCGAGCGGCTGACGGTGGAAGACGAGGACGAGGCCACCGGCGGGTACGAGGACGGCACGGGCGAAGCGTTCCCGGGCTCGGACGAGGGGAACGATGGCGGGGGCGAGGCCTGGACCGAGGACGGAGAAGGTGCGCCGGACTTGACTTCGGGCGCGGAACCGGAGAATTTGCCGCATTCCGACTGAGCCGATCGACGGACCCGCGCCGGGGCAGGGGGAGCGCGCGCTGCTGAACCTGATGGGGTTGGCCGCGCGCGCCCGAAAGCTGGTGTTCGGCACCGACATGGCCCGCGGGGCCGCCCGCGACGGGTCGCTGGCCGCCGCGCTGGTGGCGGCCGACGCGTCGCCCACGCAGAGCAAGAAGCTGGTTCCGCTGCTGCAGGCCCGCGGCATACCCTACGCCGTCTGCCTTACGAGAGCCGACATCGGCGCCGCCATCGGGCGGGGGCCGGTTTCGGCCGTTGGATTCACTGACAAGAGTTTTGCGCGCCGTGCCCTGGAGTTGGCGGGCAGTCCGCCACAGGTGCAGGAACGAGCTGGAGGAGAGCCGTACTGATGCGAGTCTTAGAAGTCGCCAAGGAGCTGGGCGTTCCGGCAGAGGCCTTGGTGCACCTCCTCCGGGAGATGGACGTACCCGTTCGCAGCCACATGAGCGACGTGCCCGAGCAGGCCGTCGCCCGGGTGCGCACCGTCATCGAGCGGGAGCGCCGCCACGGCCACGCCGAGGCCGCCGAGGCGGTTTCGGCCGCGCTGGGCGATGCTTCCGCCGCGCCGCGCCGCCGCCGCCGCCGTCGTGAAGAC includes:
- a CDS encoding polyphenol oxidase family protein, producing the protein MAASVDVRVVAEELVPGDVPLWVHPEWRPRFPWLVQGTTGRGSAEEPFDLGLSSAQPVGTVLGRWRKLLEATGMETVAHARQVHAADLWIHREAGAPGIVVMDGFDGHVTDRRGLLVTASVADCVPVFVVDPASFVVAMVHSGWRGTAAGIVERAVNRVVESWQSDPARLYVHCGPAICGECYEVGAEVHAGVRPDADPPAGPTCINLRAAIAERVMAMGVPAAHVTVSAHCTRCGEPNFFSHRGGSPARQMGVLGMRALD
- a CDS encoding DUF4062 domain-containing protein, with protein sequence MQKSMEYESRPVSQVMVSSTFTDLLEHRAALIAAIHQHKLHANVMENDSARLVDVIDSSLQMVRDSAAYIGVISLKYGQTPECPKRNPGKLSITELEFNEAQDLGRPILLFIMGEDHQGKQSDFENDVEKKQKLNAFRERAKKHAPGSKVNRVYATFNSLQEFKDELGSSLAELSKHLASPEGHNEQELRDGTTLGPIPTPPALYAAPDYIGRHTFIGRTAQLKTLSEWAQPSNPSSVLLFEAIGGNGKSMLTWEWTTQHATADRADWAGRFWYSFYEKGAVMRAFCQHALAYMTQQPLEVFEKKNTAEMRIELLALLRRQPWLLILDGLERVLVAYHRIDATEVPDEEVNRPTDKVLDRNPCDAIRDEDTDLLRALAAAAPSKILISSRLTPRALLNQAGIPLPGVKPLSLPGLDQADAEELLRSSGIQGTSPDIRYYLTNYCGNHPLVIAVLAGLINSPGPHRGNFDSWAADPEYGAKLNLASLDLIQSRNHILRAAMEALGPPSRQLLSIVALLSNAVDYETVAAFNPHLPQEPKEVKKPVPPEQHWRWGASTDEEKDKLRQQHEAAFAERKAYESAMQVWRDSEAVRKAPNKLGETLQDLEDRGLLQYDPRTRRYDLHPVVRGVAAGGMKAEDKQGYGQRVVDHYSSQRHNPYEQAKTMEDVETGLNVVRTLLKLGRYQQAADAYVGGGILAALLFNLEAHVEALSLLRHFFPASWDQMPKNVDAARAVGLASSAAIFLNYCGEYQQAVCVGGGALRLSLETENWTGVDAFLLIISVALSEQGLLAKRSRVNRLSLAFATVREDDEAIFTARLFLFNSQSRNGQWQEAEATWSLLDGMGRGWSRASYRQGSAEFSFAKFQFWQGTLHEDHLTAASTLAENDGNRTGLRYLHQLGGSWRLENGEWTLAAANFALALIMARERHLGDDDSETGLALAKFHLHQLTGADARSEAERLAQLRHPAHRYLALFWQAIGDRDQAKHHALAAFRQAWGDGEPYVDRYELTKSTGLLNELGVPLPDLPPYDPAKDDPFPWEAEVRAAIDKLSAEKENRAEKP
- a CDS encoding L7Ae/L30e/S12e/Gadd45 family ribosomal protein translates to MGLAARARKLVFGTDMARGAARDGSLAAALVAADASPTQSKKLVPLLQARGIPYAVCLTRADIGAAIGRGPVSAVGFTDKSFARRALELAGSPPQVQERAGGEPY
- the rimP gene encoding ribosome maturation factor RimP, producing the protein MADETLAAEMAQRVEELGYEMVELEQAGSRARPILRLSIDRPDSKPGEPAVSLDDCSRVSRALEPWLDQREGLSDRYVIEVSSPGVERPLTKPRDWDRFAGAEVAIKTRVPVEGRGKKVQGTLVGLRDGERVALQVDGDEVEIPLGEIERGNLVFRWERGQKR
- the nusA gene encoding transcription termination factor NusA translates to MNNATQVLAAFREMTANKAISRDELYDLIKDGILAALAKRYGPNVEAEIEIDEATGKIGITVLKEVVAEVQDASREILLEEARWDDPEFEVGDILEVPVEFAQFGRNAVMAAKQRILQRVREGERQKIRDEYEHRVGELLSGEVQQVERGKMVLLLNRSRDADAIVPWKEQNPRERFRQGEPIRAVLKKVEETPKGPRLILSRADPLFVAALFKLEVPEITQGIVEIRGAAREVGFRSKIAVSSRDESIDPVGACVGLKGSRVRAVVQELGGERIDIVPWHPDPETYAKRALAPARVAKVISDYEARTMTAIVDEDQLSLAIGRNGQNVRLASQLIGWQIDLFGSREWLERGAERALFGGGDEAEYESTDFALRDLDLAPATLAALEAAGYNTFFDIIDLEREDFLRIPAIGAAEADRLVSEIERLTVEDEDEATGGYEDGTGEAFPGSDEGNDGGGEAWTEDGEGAPDLTSGAEPENLPHSD
- a CDS encoding AAA family ATPase produces the protein MADRVTFFVGENGTGKSTLLEAIAIAAGIRGLGSEHPELDTTLAPQRALASHLRLTWSARSSRGFFLRAEDFFGYLRRQARDDARIRRERAELGLDAPPPDRTDDWRSGEHPDESAAVEFIGRYDSRSHGESFLDVFGQRTRSKGLYLLDEPEAPLSPQRQLSLIRLLADAVDQGAQFIIATHSPILLSFPGAKILSFDSAPVTEVAYADLEHVALTRAFLNAPELYLQRLLAKGDE